The following coding sequences lie in one Spinacia oleracea cultivar Varoflay chromosome 1, BTI_SOV_V1, whole genome shotgun sequence genomic window:
- the LOC110805201 gene encoding uncharacterized protein: MLFFPKYWHIIGKDVSEDVISLFNGARDMDDVNNTHISAFTPGRLITDNTLVAFETFHYMHSVCSGKKGSMAIKLDTSKAYDRVEWDFLENVMLNMGFHEQWVRMVMSCVSTVSHDVILNDDESDSFMQERDDSIIFCRADNRDVQAVRRVLARYEVASGQMINLGKSEGKYLGIPTWIRRSKSLAFASLKERVWKKIKGWKQQTSSSVGREILLKAIVQALPTYLMNFFNIPNGFCSDIQRMMARWWGCKEDDRRIHWVAWEKMCKSKENGGLGFLKVVDFNEAMLAKQGWRLLQNPELLATRVLKARYFPNSSFMDSSIGSRPSYIWRSIWGCKWVLEKGCIWVVGDGLRWRIESISELCPRCGVREESVYHAIRGCGWAVAAWQEAGLER, encoded by the exons ATGCTATTTTTTCCAAAATATTGGCATATTATTGGGAAAGATGTGTCTGAGGATGTTATTTCCCTGTTTAATGGCGCTCGTGATATGGATGATGTGAATAATACCCACATT AGTGCCTTTACACCTGGTAGATTGATAACAGATAACACACTTGTGGCTTTTGAGACTTTTCATTATATGCATAGTGTTTGTTCGGGAAAGAAAGGTAGCATGGCTATTAAACTTGACACGAGTAAGGCCTATGATAGAGTAGAGTGGGATTTTTTAGAGAATGTAATGTTAAATATGGGATTCCATGAGCAGTGGGTGCGAATGGTTATGAGTTGTGTTTCTACAGTTTCTCATGATGTGATATTGAATGATGATGAATCAGATTCTTTTATGCAAGAAAGAG ATGATAGCATAATTTTTTGTAGGGCTGATAACAGAGATGTACAAGCTGTCAGAAGAGTGTTAGCTCGGTACGAAGTAGCATCAGGTCAAATGATAAACCTTGGCAAATCAGAG GGTAAGTATTTGGGGATTCCAACGTGGATAAGGCGCTCAAAGTCACTTGCATTTGCCTCTTTGAAAGAGAGAGTCTGgaagaaaatcaaaggatggaaGCAACAAACTTCGTCGTCTGTAGGTAGGGAAATTCTCTTAAAGGCGATTGTCCAAGCGCTTCCTACTTATTTGATGAATTTTTTCAACATACCTAATGGTTTTTGCTCAGATATCCAACGAATGATGGCTCGTTGGTGGGGATGTAAAGAAGATGATCGGCGAATTCATTGGGTTGCATGGGAGAAGATGTGTAAGTCGAAGGAAAATGGAGGGTTGGGATTTCTCAAGGTGGTTGACTTCAATGAAGCGATGTTAGCAAAGCAAGGGTGGAGACTGTTACAAAATCCCGAACTTCTTGCAACTCGTGTACTCAAAGCTAGATACTTCCCGAATTCGAGTTTCATGGACTCGTCTATAGGAAGTAGACCTAGCTACATTTGGAGGAGCATTTGGGGATGTAAGTGGGTTCTAGAGAAAGGGTGCATATGGGTGGTTGGGGATG GTCTGCGTTGGCGGATTGAAAGTATTTCTGAGTTGTGTCCTAGATGTGGTGTGAGGGAAGAGTCAGTTTATCATGCTATTAGGGGTTGTGGGTGGGCTGTTGCGGCGTGGCAGGAGGCGGGATTGGAGAGGTAG